The Hevea brasiliensis isolate MT/VB/25A 57/8 chromosome 9, ASM3005281v1, whole genome shotgun sequence nucleotide sequence TTTTAAACTTAAAATAAGTAACAAAGACGTTATTACAAGAACATAAATTAAAGAGAGAGCTATATACAAACATTTTGTTGTATGGAAACTCCCATTCATTCCAAAACTACCAATGCCAATTTTTTATAGCTCTATCTTCCACATAAGCTCTCATATTTCGCAGGATCCCTTTAACAATTACCCCAAAATGTCGATCAAATCTTCCCGCTGCTTTTCCGTGGTTGATCAACAAACTCTAAATGACATAATTAACTGCTGCACTTTTCTTTATTTGGGTTCAAAGTTCAAGCCCCAAATGCCATTGCCATCCACCTAAGCAGCAAACACTCCACTAAATGGTTTCCCAATTGTAATTTGATCTGCCattaaaaaatgattgaaataattaGGATTAGTCTAATTTGTCAAGATTTGAATCTCTAACTTTCTGTGATACCAGGACAGCAACCCATGGAGTGCATAAGTAACTTTGGGTTTTCGCTAAAAGTACTTACTCTGAGGAATTTTGTGAACCCAAAAGCATGCAGATATAACAACGTAACACAGGAAAAGAACCACTCCTTTCATGTAATGTGAAGTTCCATCCTGACAGGGTATCAGGAATTGCATCATAACCAGCAAAAATAACATGAATAATCACtagtaatgaaaaaaaaaattgaaaaaggaaCTAGATGAATAGACCTGTAAAGTGAAGGCTGTGATAATTATTGTGAAAGCAAGAGAACCAGTTTCAAGAAGACTGAAATCTAGGTCCATATGGACATGCATTATCCATCCAACAACAACACATAGAGGGACCTGATGGGAAAAACATTGTCACAGAGAATTCTTTTCACAAGGTTAATTTtgtaaataattttcttttgttGGGTTACTTGTTTCTCACCACAAACATTGAAATCTGAGTGGCAGATCCCAATGCAACACCCAAAGAAATATCCTGCAAAGCACCCAAATAAGTAAAACAGCTAGGTAGTAACTGAGGATTaaggtttaaataaaaaaaatggcaTATAATCATACCAACTTGTTCTTGAAAGCAAATATGATTGATCCTGCGTGTTCTGCTGCATTCCCCACAATTGGTAGCAAGATTATGCTAATGAAGCTGACAGAAATGCCCCAAGAATCTGATGCAGCCTGTTTCAGAAACATTAAAGAAACTTGTTTTTTTAATGTGCTAATGATAGCCTATGAATTTAGTAATTTAGAAATGTAATTAATTTACCTCAATTGTGCCCACAACATACTCAGATAATAATGCTATGATAACTGTCATGCCAACCAACCAAGAAAATGCACTCCAAAATCCTATCActgctttttcttcttcttcttcctctccttCCTGTAATTCCACTCAAACCAGTAAATTCTATGCATCATTATATATAAAGACATTTTAAAAATGTAGGGAAGTATTGGGGAAAAACCGTTGTAACTAAATAGTTAATCACCTCCTGAGATTCAAATAATTGTCTGTGAGTTTTAAGCTGGAAGAAGATATAAGCAACATATGCTACAAGCATAACAATGCTGCTAGCTCTAGACAGCTCAAGTGTATAGTGGAAAGTGAAAGGGCCTTCCCCTAAGGCATATCTGAACATTAGTGGCAATATGTGGCACAACAACCCCAGCAATAGAAGTAATGAATTCACATCAGCCTGCTTCTGTTAAAGCCCaagaacaaaagaaaataaataaaattttaggtATCCAAGCTGTCAGGCTAATTAGGGGTTCTGATGAGTTTGTCTTACTCTATCATATCTTTGCTCCTTTTTCAGGTTGGCCAAGCCTCCACAGAGGAGAGAGGTCCCAAGAACAAGAAGTAGATTTGACAAGATGGAACCCAATAGAGAATACTTCAAGACGTGTATTTTGTTTTGGTAAAGAGCAAACAGTGCTATTATCAGTTCTGTTGCATTACCACATGTTGCATTAAGAAGTCCTCCAACTGCAGATCAAAATCTCATTTTCTTCAATATTAAAGTGATGATAATCGATAATTGATAATGCTAAAATGattgtaacaaaaaaaaaaaatgctaaaatGATCGATTCTCATGGGTGAGAATTAGATTACCTGTTGGACCAGTATAATATGCAATTTGTCTGAAATTATTTAAtcagaaaaaaaaagaattgaaaataataatgttAGAACAAGCaatgaattaaaagaaaagaaattttatCTGAATTTAGTTGCAAGCTTACTCAGTGAGGAAGCTGACACGTTCTGCAAGCGGCGTGAGTCCAAGCAAGCTCAAAGCAAATAGCCAAGGCTACGTGTGCAAAGACAAAGTTCaggataaataaataatttgataTATTATCGTATATATATGGTAGCCATCACTCAAAAAAGGAAGAAGTCACAAGTTTGATTCTATAAATGGTAGGAAATATGCCTgacaagaaaaaagaaaaaggaatgaAATaatgagaaagagaaagaaactTACTCTGCCAAACTTATAAAAATCAGCGGCTATAGCAAGAGGAATGGCTGGGAAGAGCACGGCCAGCTTAGTTCCTAGAATGACTTCTTGGAGGTTGGCCAATAAATGCCTAAGCATTTGAAACCGAACGCTTGAAACAAGAAGTGGGTCAGATTTCTTACGCATAATCGAAGACGATACATTCTGCAGAGTTCTGCTGCCACTCAAAACCTCCTTATTGGAGGGCTTGAGCAGGTCATATCCATTTTCCAAGTCTGAGACCTCCTGTTGCGAGTGTGAGTAGTCCATGTCTGATAGCTGCCACCCCCCACACTTGGAACTGGTACTTGTAGCTGGTCGCTATATAGCTACTGAATTGTATAGATATACTAAGAAAAATACTACCCGGTAGTTTGTATAGCACAAAGCATATCTATGGTTGAAAGAACCGAGGTGCCTTTACATACATGGTTAAAGCAGCTTCCTGGAATTTTCCCTCCTTGTTTCCATTCATGCATGCTACTCCACGTACCTCCTAATTCTACAGTGTAGGTGTTCTTTTAGCTAGTTGCATGTTAAGGTGGCATCACAAATTTTCTCTCTAAATTTTATACAAGACACTGATATATAAAATAAGATTGATTattagtaaattaattaattgctTAATTTTCAGATTTCTCTAATTAACAAGATCAGAAAACGTTAAGTTTAATGGACGTAACTGTATTGTTTCAAGTGATGCAATTATTAATTAGGATTAGTTAATAAAGTTTTTCAGTTAAATTGCTTTATGTTAAAttactaattaattaagaatCGATTTCTGATGCGTTGTGCGAGTTTACTTGATAGTTTCTATGAGTTTTCCTCCTCTAGATATAGCTGTAGCAATTGCAACGTACAAAAGCTTTAAGATTAATAAAGAAAATCACACTGTAAAACAACTATCCTTTTCTGCTTCATGATAATAAACTCATTTGATTGTACCTACTTTTTTATTATACTAttatttatgataattattaatgaaaataaaaaaataaatttgggttaattaatttatagatttaCAAGATATATAATTGAGATAATTATTTAAGAAACTAGAGGATTATCCGTATTTTTGCACATAACTAATAgtaattttaatatgtaaaaaaaaacacattttaaatgaaatatttttactaattataataattaataaattacaaattttaattaattatctcattttaaaattaaattatcgaCATTTGTAAAAATTTATTCATCAATCTTACAAAATTGATAAAGCATATTAAAGAATTGTGAAAATGGAAAAAATATCcatgataaaaaatatatatatatgaatacttttttttaataaaattttattaataattaggaAAATTTTAACAAAGAATGTCCAAACTAAACCCAACTAATAGATCTCTTAAATATACTCAATTTAAAATCTAAAATATTAAGTAAAACGATCTGGTGTAACATcagaaataaaaatattaaataaagagCTTAGATGCTCAGACCAAATAGTGGGATTAACATATAAAATAACCACCCTAAGACTATAAGCAACTGAGTTAGTAAGACTACGAATACTCTTTAAAAATAGATGTATAAgcattaaagaaaaaaatatatacaataaatTTAAGCCTTGAATATTGTAATCAAATGATAAATAAAACAaccatttaaattataaaaattaaaggaataataatagtaataaagatagtcaaaaaggaaaataaaaataaaattaaatgcctaatataaataataataactattattaaGGATAAGTGTTAAAGAAAATTTCTCTGATTAGACAAATAAatctataataaaaatatatgaatttctttacttaatttatatatatatatatatatatatatatatatatagataggtAGATTAATGAGATTAATTGAAAGAGACCAAAAATTCCGAGAAAAGTAAAGTGATATGTACATTACAAATTTTGGTATCGACTACTGAAAGACAAAGCGTAAGTAGCAGATGGGCAAAGTCCACAACCACAAGATAGGTAGAAATTTCGAGGAATTTTCAAGTCTCCTCGCAAGGATCCGAATCAAACGGCTGTCGTTTCTTCACCCTATCTGATGAAAATGAAGGTGATGAAGGCGTACAGAAACACAAACTGTCGTTTGGTTAGTACGTTTTCAAAACAAGTACACGAATTCTAGAGAGGAAATTTCCACTCCAAAACAATAAATTTCTTGTttttttactatatatatatatatatatatatatatatatatatacttaattaCCATCCATATTCATTTCTCTTTGCTTCAACACTCGTGATTTTT carries:
- the LOC131183107 gene encoding vacuolar cation/proton exchanger 3-like is translated as MDYSHSQQEVSDLENGYDLLKPSNKEVLSGSRTLQNVSSSIMRKKSDPLLVSSVRFQMLRHLLANLQEVILGTKLAVLFPAIPLAIAADFYKFGRPWLFALSLLGLTPLAERVSFLTEQIAYYTGPTVGGLLNATCGNATELIIALFALYQNKIHVLKYSLLGSILSNLLLVLGTSLLCGGLANLKKEQRYDRKQADVNSLLLLLGLLCHILPLMFRYALGEGPFTFHYTLELSRASSIVMLVAYVAYIFFQLKTHRQLFESQEEGEEEEEEKAVIGFWSAFSWLVGMTVIIALLSEYVVGTIEAASDSWGISVSFISIILLPIVGNAAEHAGSIIFAFKNKLDISLGVALGSATQISMFVVPLCVVVGWIMHVHMDLDFSLLETGSLAFTIIITAFTLQDGTSHYMKGVVLFLCYVVISACFWVHKIPQNQITIGKPFSGVFAA